One Apteryx mantelli isolate bAptMan1 chromosome 22, bAptMan1.hap1, whole genome shotgun sequence genomic region harbors:
- the ORAI2 gene encoding protein orai-2 isoform X2, translating into MSVVSKVAMVEVQLEMQYKYPQMLLIAFSACTTVLVAVHLFALLISTCILPNVEAVSNIHNLNSISESPHERMHPYIELAWGFSTVLGILLFLAEVVLLCWIKFLPVDSILKNDTTTIQKPSGHAGWQAALVSTIIMVPVGLIFVVFTIHFYRSLVRHKTERHNREIEELHKLKVQLDGHDRGMQVV; encoded by the exons ATGTCTGTAGTCAGCAAG GTTGCCATGGTggaggtgcagctggaaatgcagTACAAGTACCCCCAGATGCTGCTGATCGCTTTCAGTGCCTGCACAACAGTGCTAGTGGCAGTTCATCTCTTTGCCCTGCTCATCAGCACCTGCATTCTGCCTAACGTGGAAGCAGTGAGCAACATCCACAACCTGAACTCCATCAGCGAGTCCCCACATGAGCGCATGCATCCCTACATAGAGCTGGCATGGGGCTTCTCCACAGTCTTGGGAATCCTCCTTTTCCTTGCAGAAGTTGTGCTTCTGTGCTGGATAAAATTTCTGCCTGTGGACTCCATCCTGAAAAATGACACCACTACCATCCAGAAGCCCAGCGGCCACGCGGGTTGGCAGGCAGCCCTGGTCTCCACCATCATCATGGTCCCAGTGGGTCTGATCTTTGTTGTCTTCACCATTCACTTCTACCGGTCTTTGGTGCGGCACAAAACAGAGCGCCACAACCGGGAGATTGAAGAGCTTCACAAACTGAAAGTGCAGTTAGACGGGCATGACAGAGGCATGCAGGTAGTGTGA
- the ORAI2 gene encoding protein orai-2 isoform X1, whose protein sequence is MSSELNVPVDPSTPACCSEPGTKGMDYRDWVRRSYLELVTSNHHSVQALSWRKLYLSRAKLKASSRTSALLSGFAMVAMVEVQLEMQYKYPQMLLIAFSACTTVLVAVHLFALLISTCILPNVEAVSNIHNLNSISESPHERMHPYIELAWGFSTVLGILLFLAEVVLLCWIKFLPVDSILKNDTTTIQKPSGHAGWQAALVSTIIMVPVGLIFVVFTIHFYRSLVRHKTERHNREIEELHKLKVQLDGHDRGMQVV, encoded by the exons ATGAGTTCTGAATTAAATGTTCCGGTGGATCCTTCCACTCCTGCTTGTTGCTCTGAACCTGGCACAAAAGGCATGGATTATCGGGACTGGGTCCGACGCAGCTATCTGGAATTGGTCACATCAAATCACCACTCCGTTCAGGCTCTTTCATGGAGAAAACTGTACCTGAGTCGAGCCAAGCTCAAAGCTTCCAGCAgaacctctgctctgctctctggaTTTGCCATG GTTGCCATGGTggaggtgcagctggaaatgcagTACAAGTACCCCCAGATGCTGCTGATCGCTTTCAGTGCCTGCACAACAGTGCTAGTGGCAGTTCATCTCTTTGCCCTGCTCATCAGCACCTGCATTCTGCCTAACGTGGAAGCAGTGAGCAACATCCACAACCTGAACTCCATCAGCGAGTCCCCACATGAGCGCATGCATCCCTACATAGAGCTGGCATGGGGCTTCTCCACAGTCTTGGGAATCCTCCTTTTCCTTGCAGAAGTTGTGCTTCTGTGCTGGATAAAATTTCTGCCTGTGGACTCCATCCTGAAAAATGACACCACTACCATCCAGAAGCCCAGCGGCCACGCGGGTTGGCAGGCAGCCCTGGTCTCCACCATCATCATGGTCCCAGTGGGTCTGATCTTTGTTGTCTTCACCATTCACTTCTACCGGTCTTTGGTGCGGCACAAAACAGAGCGCCACAACCGGGAGATTGAAGAGCTTCACAAACTGAAAGTGCAGTTAGACGGGCATGACAGAGGCATGCAGGTAGTGTGA